Below is a genomic region from Aurantimonas sp. HBX-1.
CGCCGGAACGCGTTGCCGAGGGCGAGGAATGAGGTTCGCGCACTTCTTCGTCGACCGGCCGATCTTCGCCAGCGTCATCTCGCTGCTGCTGCTGATCATCGGCGGCATCTCCTACACGCAGCTTCCGGTGGCGCAGTATCCGGAGATCGCGCCGCCGACGGTGGTGGTGCGCGCACAATATACCGGCGCCGACGCCGAGACCGTCGCCAACACCGTGGCAACGCCCATCGAGCAGGAGATCAACGGCGTCGAGAACATGCTCTACATGTCCTCGTACTCGACGAGCGACGGGGCGATGAGCCTGACGATCACGTTCCGGCTTGGCACCGACCTGGACGAGGCGCAGGTGCTGGTCCAGAACCGCGTCGCGGTGGCGGAACCACGTCTGCCCGAAGAGGTCCGCCGGATCGGCGTGACGACCTTGAAGAGTTCGCCGGATCTGATGATGGTCGTCCACATGCTGTCCCCCAACGGCAGCTACGACCAGCTCTACACGTCGAACTATGCCCGTTCGCGCGTCCGCGATGCCCTGCTCCGGCTCGACGGCGTCGGCGACCTGATCATCTTCGGCGAGCGCGAGTACTCGCTGCGGATATGGCTCGATCCGGACAAGCTGTCGTCCTACGGCATGACCGCCGGCGACGTCGTCCAGTCGCTGCGCGACCAGAACGTCCAGGTTTCCGGCGGCGCGATCGGAGCACCGCCGAACGACGGCGAGAACGCCTTCCAGTACACGGTGACGACGCAGGGCCGTTTCGAGGACGCGCGGGAATTTCGCTACGTGATCGTCAAGTCGACGTCGGACGGACGGCTGATCGAGCTGCAGGACGTCGCGCGGATCGAGCTCGGCGCGCGCGACTACGTCACCAACAGCTATCTCAACGGCCAGCCGGCGGTGGCACTGGCGATCTTCCAGCGGCCGGGCACCAATGCCCTCGCCACCTCTGAAGAGGTCATTGCCACGATGGAGCGGCTGTCGGCGGACTTCCCGCCCGGGCTCGCCTACCAGATCGTCTACAATCCGACGGAATTCATCTCGGAGTCGATCAACGAGGTCTACAAGACGATTTTCGAGGCCATCATCCTGGTGGTCGTCGTCATCATCGTGTTCCTCCAGTCGTGGCGCACGGCGTTGATTCCGATCGTCGCGATCCCGGTGTCCCTCATCGGGACCTTCGCGCTGCTGCTCGCCTTCGGATTCTCGCTCAACATGCTGACGCTGTTCGGCCTCGTGCTGGCGATCGGCATCGTCGTCGACGACGCCATCGTCGTGGTCGAGAATGTCGAGCGCAATATTGCCGAGGGCATGACGCCGAAGCAGGCGGCGCACCAGACCATGGACGAGGTCGGCACCGCCGTCATCGCCATCTCGCTGGTGCTGATCGCGGTGTTCGTCCCGACGGCTTTCATCCCCGGCATATCGGGGCAATTCTACCTGCAGTTCGCGGTGACGATCGCGGTGGCGACGGCGATCTCGGCCTTGAACTCGCTCACCCTCTCGCCGGCGCTGGCCGGGATCCTGCTGAAGTCGCACGACCACCAGCCACCGCGATCCCGTATTGCGCGGTTCGGCAGCAGCCTTGCCAATGGCTTCAACCGGGGGTTCGACCGCATGGCGAACGGCTATGCCAGGGCGGTGCGCTTCCTGGTCGGCACCCGGGTCGCGCTCGCCGCCATGCTGCTGATCTTCGCGGGCCTGCTCTACGCCACCTACCACATGGCGACGACGGTACCGCGCGGCTTCATCCCGACGCTCGATCAGGGTTACGCCATCACCGTCATCCAGTTGCCGGAGGGTGCCTCGCTTGCCCGTACGGACGCCGTGGTGCGCCGTGCCTCCGAGATCATCGAAGCGACACCTGGGGTTGCCAACGCCGTCGCCTTCTCCGGCTTCTCCGGCGCAACGTTCACCAATGCGTCCAACGCCGGCGTGATCTTCGCCGCCTTCGACAGTTTCGAGCAGCGCGGAGAGGAAGGCCTGGGAGCGGACGCCGTCATCGGCTCGCTGTTCGGACGTCTCCAGGAGATCCAGGAGGCCTTCATCATCGCCATCCCGCCCCCGTCGATCCGCGGCGTCGGCAATGGTGGCGGCTTCAGGATGCAGGTCGAGGAACTCAACAGTTCCGACGTGCGGGCGATCACCGGGCTCGCGCAGGAAATCGTCGGAGCGGCCAACCAGACGCCGGGGCTGGCCGGCGTCTTCACGACGTTCTCCGCCTCCAGCCCGCAGCTCTA
It encodes:
- a CDS encoding efflux RND transporter permease subunit, which encodes MRFAHFFVDRPIFASVISLLLLIIGGISYTQLPVAQYPEIAPPTVVVRAQYTGADAETVANTVATPIEQEINGVENMLYMSSYSTSDGAMSLTITFRLGTDLDEAQVLVQNRVAVAEPRLPEEVRRIGVTTLKSSPDLMMVVHMLSPNGSYDQLYTSNYARSRVRDALLRLDGVGDLIIFGEREYSLRIWLDPDKLSSYGMTAGDVVQSLRDQNVQVSGGAIGAPPNDGENAFQYTVTTQGRFEDAREFRYVIVKSTSDGRLIELQDVARIELGARDYVTNSYLNGQPAVALAIFQRPGTNALATSEEVIATMERLSADFPPGLAYQIVYNPTEFISESINEVYKTIFEAIILVVVVIIVFLQSWRTALIPIVAIPVSLIGTFALLLAFGFSLNMLTLFGLVLAIGIVVDDAIVVVENVERNIAEGMTPKQAAHQTMDEVGTAVIAISLVLIAVFVPTAFIPGISGQFYLQFAVTIAVATAISALNSLTLSPALAGILLKSHDHQPPRSRIARFGSSLANGFNRGFDRMANGYARAVRFLVGTRVALAAMLLIFAGLLYATYHMATTVPRGFIPTLDQGYAITVIQLPEGASLARTDAVVRRASEIIEATPGVANAVAFSGFSGATFTNASNAGVIFAAFDSFEQRGEEGLGADAVIGSLFGRLQEIQEAFIIAIPPPSIRGVGNGGGFRMQVEELNSSDVRAITGLAQEIVGAANQTPGLAGVFTTFSASSPQLYLEIDRDKARMLDVPIPNIFETLSINLGASYVNDFNAFGRVYQVRAQADERFRVEREDILRLKVRSASGALVPLGTLVEIRDVTGPALVQRYNMYVSIPIQGNPAPGVSTGQALDSMETVARNILPQGTTFEWTELAYQERQTGNTAIFIFGLSVLFVFLALSAQYESWTLPLAIILIVPLAVLAGLLGVAYRGFDNNILTQIGLIVLIGLAAKNAILIVEFARQAEEAGANAVDAVVEACRLRLRPILMTAFAFILGVVPLVIATGPGAEMRQSLGTAVFSGMLGVTFFGLFLTPVFFVVLRGLFGSRRREAPPERSDLEASPAE